The segment TACCTACGTAAAAGTAAAAACTATAAAGTAAAAATAGTTAGTAATATTCCTAATAGAATAGCTGTAAATTTCTGAAGATTAAACTTGTGATTTTCAGAACTTTCAAAAAGAATAATAGTAGAAATGTGTAAGAAAACACCAATAATTAGTGCTGTAATTTCCGATTGATATTCCGTGAAAAAAGCAACTTTATTTGCAAGATAAATTCCTATAGGACTCATTAATCCAAAGAAAGTTAAGAAAATAAAAATTGTAGATTTCGAGTATTTTGTATGTAATAAAAAGGTTGTTAATACAATGGCGATAGGAATTTTATGCACAACAATTGCCCAAATTAAGTTTTCATTTCCATTGTGTATTGGTAAGCCTTCAGATAAAGCATGTAAACATAAACTTACAAATAACAACGTTGGAAATTTTTTTCCATCCGTATGAATGTGAATATGCCCATGTTCAGCTCCTTTAGAAAAGGATTCTAAAACTGATTGTAGAATAATTCCTATAAGTATAAAAATCCCTATTTTTTTATAATCTGTTGCGTCGGTGTAAACTTCTGGTAATAAATGAAGAATGGTTACAGCTAATAAATAGGCACCACTAAAAGCTAATAATAAGCGGACTATTTTATTACTTGGTTTTAATAAGAAAACCAATGAAGAACCAATAAGAACAGATAAGATTAGTAAGATATAATTCACTTTGCTATAAGAATTAATCGTTTAGATGTTTTTGAATTAAATTCAGTTAAATTATAATCGCCAAAAGTATTAGTAATCGTAAAACCAACACTTTTAAAATATTCTTTAATTTTATTAGCGTCTAAATACTTTACACGTTCAGAAAAGGAGTGAAGTTCATTATCAGCTTCAAAAGAAATATTTTTTAGAAT is part of the Polaribacter sp. SA4-10 genome and harbors:
- a CDS encoding ZIP family metal transporter produces the protein MNYILLILSVLIGSSLVFLLKPSNKIVRLLLAFSGAYLLAVTILHLLPEVYTDATDYKKIGIFILIGIILQSVLESFSKGAEHGHIHIHTDGKKFPTLLFVSLCLHALSEGLPIHNGNENLIWAIVVHKIPIAIVLTTFLLHTKYSKSTIFIFLTFFGLMSPIGIYLANKVAFFTEYQSEITALIIGVFLHISTIILFESSENHKFNLQKFTAILLGILLTIFTL